A genome region from Nocardia sp. NBC_00565 includes the following:
- a CDS encoding Rieske (2Fe-2S) protein gives MTTESNPESSSTPRLPQGREHVVATLDEIPPGGFKLVPIGRHGVGVYNVNGTFYAIANYCPHEGGPLCVGRTRGRTVVDENAPGDAVMERDNEYIYCPWHQWGFELATGTTAVKPEWSIRTYPVRVIGNEVLVTA, from the coding sequence TTGACCACGGAATCGAACCCGGAATCGTCGAGTACACCGCGGCTGCCGCAAGGGCGCGAGCATGTCGTGGCCACCCTCGACGAAATTCCGCCGGGCGGCTTCAAACTCGTCCCCATCGGCCGGCACGGTGTGGGGGTCTACAACGTCAACGGCACATTCTACGCGATCGCGAACTACTGCCCGCACGAGGGTGGGCCGCTGTGTGTCGGCCGCACCCGCGGGCGCACCGTGGTGGATGAGAACGCGCCGGGCGACGCCGTGATGGAACGTGACAACGAGTACATCTACTGCCCGTGGCACCAATGGGGTTTCGAACTCGCCACCGGCACGACGGCGGTCAAACCGGAGTGGAGCATTCGCACCTATCCCGTCCGGGTGATCGGAAACGAAGTACTCGTCACGGCCTGA
- a CDS encoding amidohydrolase family protein, with product MTRAQFDIRERVPSPERVAVRVVDSDVHPVPRPGRLAELFPEPYRSKYFLSHHIGDTIVYDAPDYAHAYAMRVDAFLPDGGFPGSDPDMAFRQCIIGAGSDIAILEPGLRMARLPEITSAAAAATNIWLAEDWLDDDNNWHQRWRGSISAAAEDPAGAGREIEKWAGHPYMAQILIRAEPRPSWGDPMYDPVWAAAVKHNLPVACHLSRGNFETMPMPPVGYPSYNHDFMVTYSLLAMNQVMSLVFDGVFDRFPALRIVLVEHAFSWILPLMWRMDAIYEARKSAMDIKRKPSEYVKEHIKFTTQPLDYPEDKTELSRALEWMEADKILLFSSDYPHWTFDEPRWLVKHLPEHMREAVMCRNGIETYHLPETVPVLPGQVRVF from the coding sequence ATGACTCGAGCACAATTCGACATCCGTGAGCGGGTACCGAGCCCTGAACGGGTGGCGGTCCGGGTGGTCGATTCCGACGTCCACCCGGTACCCCGGCCGGGCCGACTGGCCGAGCTGTTCCCCGAGCCGTACCGCAGCAAGTACTTCCTGTCGCACCATATCGGCGACACCATCGTGTACGACGCGCCGGATTACGCGCACGCCTACGCGATGCGGGTCGACGCGTTCCTGCCCGACGGCGGGTTCCCCGGTAGTGATCCCGATATGGCGTTCCGCCAGTGCATCATCGGAGCCGGATCGGATATCGCCATCCTCGAGCCCGGTTTGCGCATGGCCCGACTGCCCGAAATCACCTCGGCGGCCGCCGCGGCGACCAATATCTGGCTCGCCGAGGACTGGCTCGACGACGACAACAACTGGCATCAGCGCTGGCGCGGTTCGATTTCCGCCGCCGCCGAGGATCCCGCCGGGGCAGGCCGGGAGATCGAGAAGTGGGCAGGCCACCCGTATATGGCGCAGATCCTGATCCGCGCCGAACCGCGTCCGTCCTGGGGTGACCCGATGTACGACCCGGTCTGGGCCGCGGCGGTAAAACACAACTTGCCGGTCGCCTGCCACCTCAGCCGCGGCAACTTCGAGACGATGCCGATGCCGCCGGTGGGCTATCCCAGCTACAACCACGACTTCATGGTCACGTATTCGCTGCTAGCGATGAACCAGGTGATGAGCCTGGTCTTCGACGGTGTCTTCGACCGGTTCCCGGCGCTGCGAATTGTGTTGGTGGAGCACGCCTTCAGCTGGATTCTGCCGCTGATGTGGCGGATGGACGCGATCTACGAGGCGCGCAAGTCCGCTATGGATATCAAGCGCAAGCCGTCGGAGTACGTGAAGGAGCACATCAAGTTCACCACGCAGCCGCTGGATTATCCGGAGGACAAGACGGAGCTGAGCCGGGCACTGGAGTGGATGGAGGCCGACAAGATTCTGCTGTTCTCCTCCGACTATCCGCACTGGACCTTCGATGAGCCCCGGTGGCTGGTCAAGCATTTGCCCGAGCATATGCGCGAGGCGGTGATGTGCCGCAACGGCATCGAGACCTACCACCTGCCCGAAACGGTTCCGGTGCTGCCCGGTCAGGTGCGGGTGTTCTGA
- a CDS encoding amidohydrolase family protein, with product MIEHSDGTATPLIDASVHIYFKSNPELRQFLHEPYRSRGIPDIEMDWYGAPGGEFAPGTEGPEGVYPGSDPDAVGRHLFDAEGVDIAILHAMTRGTLPDRHLTSAILAAHNEMLVSRWLDAGAYADRYRGTIRVNPEDIAGAVREIERWREHPRVVQIGIPLQSRELYGKPQFWPLWEAAAAANLPVAVHIETGSGVGFPPTPSGHTRTYEQYLGFMALNYLYHLMNMIAEGVFERFPNVRFVWADGAADLLTPMMWRMDTFGRPHLEQTPWAPRMPSDYLPEHIFFVQGSLDGPGDTEFAGEWLGFTGKDRMIMFGSSYPDWQLNDHRRLPAALSQEQRDRFLWRNAADLYGIDINTTAAAR from the coding sequence ATGATCGAGCACAGTGACGGAACCGCGACGCCGCTCATCGACGCCAGCGTCCACATCTACTTCAAGTCCAATCCCGAACTGCGGCAGTTCCTGCACGAGCCCTACCGCAGCCGCGGCATCCCCGATATCGAAATGGACTGGTACGGCGCCCCGGGCGGGGAGTTCGCACCCGGTACCGAGGGGCCCGAGGGTGTGTATCCGGGCTCGGATCCGGACGCCGTCGGCCGCCACCTGTTCGACGCCGAGGGCGTCGATATCGCGATCCTGCACGCCATGACCCGGGGCACGCTGCCCGACCGGCACCTGACCTCGGCGATCCTGGCCGCGCACAACGAGATGCTGGTGTCGCGCTGGTTGGACGCCGGCGCCTACGCCGACCGGTACCGCGGCACGATCCGGGTGAACCCGGAGGATATCGCCGGCGCCGTGCGCGAGATCGAGCGCTGGCGCGAGCATCCGCGGGTGGTGCAGATCGGCATCCCCCTGCAATCGCGCGAACTCTACGGCAAACCGCAGTTCTGGCCGCTGTGGGAAGCGGCGGCCGCGGCGAATCTGCCGGTGGCCGTGCATATCGAAACTGGTTCCGGCGTCGGCTTTCCGCCCACCCCGTCGGGCCACACCCGGACCTACGAGCAGTACCTCGGCTTCATGGCCCTGAACTACCTCTACCACCTGATGAACATGATCGCCGAGGGCGTGTTCGAGCGTTTCCCGAATGTGCGGTTCGTCTGGGCCGACGGTGCGGCGGATCTGCTCACCCCGATGATGTGGCGAATGGATACCTTCGGGCGTCCGCATCTCGAACAGACCCCGTGGGCGCCGCGGATGCCGAGTGACTATCTGCCCGAACACATCTTCTTCGTCCAGGGCAGCTTGGACGGCCCCGGCGATACGGAATTCGCCGGCGAATGGCTGGGCTTCACCGGCAAGGACCGCATGATCATGTTCGGTTCCAGCTATCCGGACTGGCAACTCAACGATCACCGCCGGCTGCCCGCCGCGCTGAGCCAGGAGCAGCGCGACCGATTCCTGTGGCGCAATGCGGCGGATCTCTACGGCATCGACATCAACACCACCGCGGCCGCGCGGTAG
- a CDS encoding NAD(P)-dependent oxidoreductase: MTDAKTGQVAFLGLGNMGARMSKRLLDAGYAVLGFDPDADARRSLTAAGGTAAPDAATAVAGASFVILMLPNSAVVEATLGDAAVLDALRPGSIVVDMSSSEPLSTQRLSYALAKRRITLIDAPVSGGISGAESGTLTIMAGGTETAVARIAALLEPLGKLHRVGNTGAGHALKAINNLLAAVHLLAGAEGFAAGRRFGLDPELMVSMINISSGRSASTELKFPRFILPQTYDSGFGLALMLKDMRIATGLADALGVGSPLGQRAVELWAEADAALGPGADQTEIARWVLRQPNAKPADTAGSDHHQ, translated from the coding sequence ATGACCGACGCCAAGACAGGACAGGTCGCGTTCCTCGGACTGGGCAATATGGGCGCGCGGATGTCGAAGCGACTCCTCGACGCCGGATATGCCGTGCTGGGATTCGATCCCGATGCGGATGCCCGCCGGTCACTGACCGCCGCCGGCGGTACCGCGGCCCCGGACGCCGCGACGGCCGTGGCAGGCGCGTCGTTCGTCATCTTGATGCTCCCGAACTCCGCGGTCGTCGAGGCGACACTCGGCGATGCCGCCGTCCTCGACGCCCTGCGACCGGGTTCGATCGTGGTCGACATGAGTTCATCCGAACCGCTGTCGACCCAGCGGCTGTCCTACGCGCTGGCCAAACGGCGGATCACCCTCATCGACGCGCCGGTATCCGGCGGGATCAGCGGCGCCGAGTCGGGCACGCTCACGATCATGGCCGGCGGCACCGAAACCGCCGTGGCCAGAATCGCCGCGCTGCTCGAGCCGCTGGGCAAGCTGCACCGGGTCGGCAACACCGGTGCCGGACACGCGCTCAAGGCCATCAACAACCTGCTCGCCGCCGTACATCTGCTCGCCGGCGCGGAGGGTTTCGCGGCCGGTCGACGTTTCGGTCTCGACCCCGAGCTGATGGTGTCGATGATCAACATCTCGAGCGGTCGCAGCGCCTCGACCGAACTCAAATTTCCGCGCTTCATCCTGCCGCAGACCTACGATTCCGGATTCGGTCTGGCCCTGATGCTCAAGGACATGCGCATCGCGACCGGTCTGGCCGACGCGCTCGGCGTCGGCTCGCCGCTCGGCCAGCGCGCCGTCGAACTGTGGGCCGAGGCCGACGCCGCGCTGGGGCCCGGGGCCGACCAGACCGAGATCGCGCGCTGGGTGCTGCGACAACCGAACGCCAAACCGGCCGACACCGCCGGTTCCGACCACCATCAGTAG
- a CDS encoding TetR/AcrR family transcriptional regulator produces the protein MTAGSGQTERVRRPRAAADGRADSRRRTQILHAAAELFASSGYARALLKDVADACGILPGSLYHHFDSKESIAVELLERYRDALDAVAAAAPRGADITAADTAFEPISRFATAIAGCALDHRAALQLSIYEPHAGAGAELVRLARQRPVAIENALRELLDAVRSVGYLGAEIDRSILTEQMCETMLHTGLSVLHRESAADQVATVLCRLLFEGIAAKPPTDRDLDRSPAMRTARRIVDTWAEPAAYAEDDRLTMIRSVARAEFARRGYEATTMRDIAAAAELGAGSVYRTVESKKALLDSIMGSFHAELSGAYQAVVGTDSTSVAKLDALTWINLSAIERFDEEFAIQRAWFRSSPPDTRGLLYALRQRARQIRTVIEIGQRAGEIRLDGVAISRLSACVRDLIWMPPGLVAKVGTHTALAHSRATLLRGAARAHH, from the coding sequence GTGACGGCGGGATCCGGGCAAACCGAACGGGTGCGACGACCGCGGGCCGCCGCCGATGGCCGTGCCGACAGCCGGCGTCGCACCCAGATCCTGCACGCCGCGGCCGAATTGTTCGCCTCGTCGGGCTATGCCAGGGCGCTGCTCAAGGATGTCGCCGACGCGTGCGGAATCCTGCCGGGCAGCCTGTACCACCACTTCGATTCCAAGGAATCGATCGCGGTCGAACTGCTCGAACGCTATCGTGACGCGCTCGACGCGGTGGCCGCAGCGGCGCCGCGCGGCGCCGATATCACCGCCGCCGACACCGCGTTCGAACCGATTTCGCGGTTCGCCACCGCGATTGCCGGCTGCGCGCTCGATCATCGTGCCGCACTGCAACTTTCGATCTACGAACCACATGCCGGCGCGGGCGCGGAACTCGTGCGGCTGGCCCGGCAGCGCCCGGTCGCGATCGAGAACGCGCTGCGCGAACTCTTGGACGCGGTACGGTCGGTCGGCTACCTCGGGGCCGAGATCGATCGGTCGATCCTGACCGAGCAGATGTGCGAGACAATGCTGCACACCGGATTGTCGGTCCTGCATCGCGAGTCCGCGGCCGATCAGGTCGCCACGGTGCTGTGCCGCTTGCTGTTCGAAGGTATCGCGGCGAAGCCGCCCACCGACCGCGACCTCGACCGCTCCCCCGCCATGCGGACCGCGCGGCGGATCGTGGACACCTGGGCCGAGCCCGCGGCGTATGCCGAGGACGACAGGTTGACGATGATCCGATCGGTGGCCAGGGCCGAATTCGCCCGACGCGGCTACGAGGCGACGACCATGCGCGATATCGCCGCGGCCGCCGAACTGGGTGCGGGCAGCGTGTATCGCACCGTCGAATCGAAAAAGGCGCTACTCGACTCGATCATGGGTTCATTTCACGCCGAGCTCTCCGGCGCGTATCAGGCGGTGGTCGGCACCGATTCGACATCGGTCGCCAAGCTGGATGCGCTCACCTGGATCAATCTGAGCGCGATCGAGCGGTTCGACGAGGAGTTCGCCATCCAGCGGGCCTGGTTCCGTTCGTCACCGCCCGATACGAGGGGTCTATTGTACGCGTTGCGGCAGCGGGCGCGCCAGATCCGCACGGTGATCGAGATCGGACAGCGGGCCGGGGAGATACGCCTCGATGGTGTGGCGATCAGCCGGTTGTCGGCCTGCGTCCGTGACCTGATCTGGATGCCGCCTGGGCTGGTGGCAAAGGTCGGCACGCATACGGCCCTTGCGCATTCGCGCGCCACACTGCTGCGCGGCGCCGCTCGCGCGCACCACTGA
- a CDS encoding ferredoxin, whose amino-acid sequence MRVRLDRTMCDGFGICAKHAPEHFSLDDWGYASMEGDGSVSAEQRDGVHRALLDCPVHAIIEMGSERG is encoded by the coding sequence ATGAGGGTCCGATTGGACCGCACCATGTGCGATGGTTTCGGAATCTGCGCCAAGCACGCGCCGGAGCATTTCTCACTCGACGACTGGGGCTATGCCTCCATGGAGGGCGACGGCTCGGTATCGGCGGAACAGCGCGACGGGGTGCACCGAGCACTGCTCGACTGTCCGGTGCACGCGATCATCGAAATGGGTTCCGAGCGCGGATAA